A region of Malaciobacter marinus DNA encodes the following proteins:
- a CDS encoding NAD(P)-binding domain-containing protein, producing the protein MDKMYDIAIIGAGPGGIASSVEAVLLGFKDVVVFEKSQNHSDTIRKYFKDNKRVDKDWKGIKVELRGNIHFTDGTKESTLDLFDTLVKNKDIEAYFNEEVYSVEKKDKSIFKITTVKEKSYYAKSIVISIGTMGKPNKPTYKIPPTLKQKANFNISQCTQDEKLLIVGGGDSAVEFAYYMAKQNSVTLAYRKESFSKVNPTNLHYLFDYVEKELIELRLNLDITKLEDNNGQFEVYFSNGKTELFDRIVYALGGSSPTDFLKRCSVLLDENNCPIVDENLRNNQDGIYLAGDIARSNVGGSIALALNHGYTICEHIKNKNTT; encoded by the coding sequence ATGGATAAAATGTATGATATTGCAATAATTGGTGCAGGTCCTGGTGGAATAGCAAGTAGTGTTGAAGCTGTTTTATTAGGTTTTAAAGATGTAGTTGTTTTTGAAAAAAGTCAAAATCATTCAGATACTATAAGAAAATATTTTAAAGATAATAAAAGAGTTGATAAAGACTGGAAAGGCATTAAAGTAGAATTAAGAGGAAATATTCATTTTACTGATGGAACAAAAGAGAGTACATTGGACCTATTTGATACATTAGTTAAAAACAAGGATATAGAGGCTTACTTTAATGAAGAAGTTTATAGTGTAGAAAAGAAAGACAAAAGTATTTTTAAAATCACTACAGTAAAAGAAAAATCTTACTATGCAAAGAGTATTGTTATAAGCATAGGAACAATGGGAAAACCAAATAAACCAACATATAAAATTCCACCAACACTAAAACAAAAAGCAAATTTCAATATTAGTCAATGTACACAAGATGAAAAACTTTTAATTGTAGGAGGTGGAGATAGTGCTGTTGAGTTTGCATATTATATGGCAAAACAAAACAGTGTTACTTTAGCTTATAGAAAAGAGAGTTTTTCAAAAGTAAACCCTACAAATTTACACTATTTGTTTGATTATGTAGAAAAAGAACTTATTGAGTTAAGACTAAATTTAGATATAACAAAACTTGAAGATAATAATGGACAATTTGAAGTATATTTTTCAAATGGAAAAACGGAACTGTTTGATAGAATAGTTTACGCTTTAGGAGGCTCTAGTCCTACAGACTTTTTAAAAAGATGTTCAGTATTACTTGATGAAAACAATTGCCCAATTGTTGATGAAAATCTAAGAAATAATCAAGATGGTATCTATTTAGCAGGTGATATTGCAAGAAGCAATGTTGGTGGCTCAATTGCCCTTGCATTAAATCATGGATATACTATTTGTGAACATATAAAAAATAAGAATACTACTTAA